DNA sequence from the Streptomyces cinnabarinus genome:
CTTCGCGGTCCTGGCCCCCGACGAGACGTTCACCGTGGACCCGGCGGCCCTCCAGCACCGCAACCGTGTGACGGCGTACGCGGGCAAGACCCTGTACGGAGTGGTGAAGTCGACGTGGCTGCGCGGCGAACGCGTGGTCGTGAACGGCGAGTTCACGGAGCCGAGGGGCCGCTTGCTGACCCGCACCCACTGACTGACCGCACTCCCCGGCCCCGACACCGAAAGGCATATGCAGTGACGGCGATTCCGAGTTTCACCGGCGACGCGAACCCGTACGGAGGCGGTGACCCGTACGCGGACTACCGCACCGCCGACTTCCCCTTCACCCAGTACGCCAACCTCGCCGACCGGCAGCTCGGGGCCGGTGTCATCGCCGCCAACGACGAGTTCTTCGCCCAGCGCGAGAACCTGCTGGTGCCCGAGCGGGCGGAGTTCGACCCCGAGCACTTCGGGCACAAGGGCAAGATCATGGACGGCTGGGAGACGCGGCGGCGACGTGGTGCGTCGGCGCAGCACCCGTGGCCGACGGCGGAGGACCACGACTGGGCGCTGGTGCGCCTGGGTGCCCCGGGCGTGATCCGGGGAATCGTGGTCGACACGGCGCACTTCCGGGGCAACTACCCGCAGGCTGTGTCGATCGAGGGAACGTCGGTGGCGGGCTCGCCGTCGCCCGGGGAACTGCTGGGCGACGACGTGAAGTGGACGACGCTGGTACCGCGCACGCCGGTGGGCGGCCACGCGGCGAACGGCTTCGCGGTCTCGGCGGAACAACGCTTCACCCACCTCCGGGTGAACCAGCACCCCGACGGCGGCATCGCACGCCTGCGGGTGTACGGCGAGGTGGTCCCGGACCCGTCGTGGCTGGCGGCGCTGGGCACCTTCGACGTGGTGGCGCTGGAGAACGGCGGCCAGGTGGAGGACGCGTCGAACCTCTTCTACTCTCCGGCGACGAACACGATCCAGCCCGGCCGCTCCCGGAAGATGGACGACGGCTGGGAGACCCGCCGCCGCCGTGACCAGGGCAACGACTGGATCCAGTACCGCCTGGTGTCCCAGTCGCAGATCCGCGCGATCGAGATCGACACGGCGTATCTGAAGGGCAACAGCGCGGGCTGGGCGTCGGTGTCGGTCCGGGACGGTGAGACGGACGCCTGGCGGGAGATCCTCCCTCGAACCCGCCTCCAGCCCGACACGAACCACCGCTTCCTCCTCCCGACCCCGGCGGTGGCCACGCACGCACGGGTGGACATCTACCCGGACGGAGGCATCTCCCGCCTACGCCTGCACGGCTCCCTGACGGAGACGGGCACGCGCTCCTTGGAGACGCGCCATCAGGAACTGGGCGGCTGACCCGACCTCTCCTCGAACGCCGGAGGGGCTGAAGACAGCCCCTCCGGCGTTCGAGGAGCGAGGGTCCAGGGGGCGGAGCCCCCTGGGACGGGACGGGTAGGGGCGGCGGGGGCGAAAAACTCTCGGCCTCAGGCCGCGTGGCCGCCGTCCACCGAGAACTCCGCTCCCGTCACATACGACGCCCCCGCCAGATGCACCACCATCGCCGCCACCTCCTCCACCGTGCCGAACCGCCCCAGCGCAGTCATCGCCACCTGCCCAGCCGCATAAGGACCATCCGCCGGATTCATATCCGTGTCGATCGGCCCGGGATGCACGATGTTCGCCGTGATCCCCACAGACCCCAGCTCCCGCGCCAGCGCCTTCGTCAACCCGACCAACGCCGACTTGCTCATGGCGTACAAGGTCCCCCCGGGCCCCGGCACCCGCTGCGTCATGCACGTCCCGATCGTGATGATCCGCCCACCCTCCGGCATCCGCGCAGCCGCCGCCTGGGACGCCAGAAACACCCCGCGCACATTCACCGCCAGCACCCGGTCCACCTCATCCGGAGACAGCGACGCGAGCGGCCCGAGCACCCCCACGCCCACGTTGTTCACCAGCACATCAAGCCCACCCAGCGCCTCCGCCGTACGCTCCACCGCCCCCGCCGCCTCCCCGGCGTCCGAGGAGTCCGCACGCAGCGCCACTCCTCGCCGCCCGAGCGAGGAGACCGCCCGGACGGCGTCCGCCGCCGCTTCCTTGCCGTTCACATAGGTCACGGCCACATCCGCCCCGGCCCGAGCCAGCCGTACCGCCGTCGCCGCCCCGATGCCCCGGCTGCCACCGGTCACCAGAGCCACCTTGCCGTCGAGGGGGAGAGTTCCGTCGTAAGAAGTCATGCGCCCATCACAGCGGGCGACAGCTCCGCACGCTGGCGGCGAACGGACACGGTTCTCCACCCACGCCGGGCAGCGCGTCCCCCGACGGCCGATGAGTTGCGGGTGCCGACGGGGTCTGACCTCATGACAGACAGACCCCCACATCCCCGGAAAGGGCGGCACCCCTCATGGGCAAGCTCGTCTCCACCCTCTTCGTCACCCTCGACGGCGTCTATCAGGCCCCCGGCGGCCGCGAGGAGGACACCCGCGGCGGCTTCGAACACGGCGGCTGGGCCTTCCCCTACGACGACGAGGACTTCGGCCGGTTCATCAGCGGCGTCTTCGACCGGGCCGGCGCCTTCCTCCTCGGCCGCCGTACGTACGAGATCTTCAGTTCCTACTGGCCCAAGGTGACGGACCCCGAGGACCCGGTCGCCGGACGGCTGAACTCGCTGCCGAAGTACGTCGCCTCCACCACCCTCACCGCCCCGGAATGGGCCGGCACCAGCGTCATCGACGGCGACCTCGCCAAGGAGGTGACCGCACTGAAGGAGCGCACGGACGGCGAGCTCCAGATCCACGGCAGCGGCGCTCTGGTCCGGGCCCTGCTGGGCAGCGGCGTCCTGGACACGCTGCACCTGCTGACCTTCCCGGTCGTGCTGGGAGCGGGCCACCGGCTCTTCACCGAGGGCACCACCCCGACCGCCTTCCGCAGCACCGGCGGCAGCGTCACCTCGACGGGCGTCTCCATCCAGTCGTACGACCTGGCGGGAAGGCCCGAGTACGGCACGTTCGGGCTCCCCGAGGACGCCTGACCGCCTCGCCGCGTCACGGGAGGGTGTCGAAGTCCAGGCTGCTCACATCGTCCACGTACCACTCCGCGTCGTCGCCCTCGACATCCTCCACGTCGTCCAGGAACCCGACTTCGTCGGCCCGGAACAGGTGCCGGATCATGCCCCGCGCCCGGTAGAGAGGCGTGAGCCGGCCCTCCGACAGGACCTGCAGGCTGGCCGCTGAGCCGCCCGTCCACTGCAGGCCGCCGGAAGCGGTGAGCAGATCGAGGCCGGTGACGGTGGGATCGGCCGCGGCGCGCAGGGACATGCGGTCGTTGCGCTTGCTGCACATGACGGCCGTGGTGCGCCTGGCGTGCGTGACCTCGGTGATCACGACCTGCTTGCGCGGCCACTCGCCTTTGCCGTGCAATTCCTTCATGAGCTGCTCGACGGCCTCGATACGGTCGATCTCCTCGGTGCGGCAGCCCGTAGCGTGGAAGAGAACCGAGTCCGCCTTGTCGAACTCCAGGACGAGTGAGCTGTCGGCGGTGACGAGCGCAGCTCCGGCTCCGATGGCCGAATTGTGGTGGACTCGCACCGTGCCCTTGGAATCACCGTGATAGACCGTGGTCCTGTTCTTGACGGGTCGGGGCTTGACTGCCAGGCCGAACAATGTCTCCAGTGTGCCCTTGCGCTCGAAGTGTCCCTGCCGGAACACACCCACATCACCGAGTCGCCGGTCGGCGGACGGCGGCCAGGACGGCTCCATGGCGAGATCGGCGCGGACATGCTCGATGTACTTCCTGTAACGGCCGTTGGGCATCGCGGTCCCCCCGCTGTGGTGTCGACAGCCCGAGTCGTGGATGACGTAGCGTAGGGCGTTTGATGGTGCATCAATAACCCTTGAAAAAAAGCGAGTTGAAATCGGTATCAGGCGTGCAGAAGGGAACGCGCTTCGGCATGGAGCGATCCGCGGTGCTCGGGATCCGTCAATTCCACCTGGATCCTGCGAGCGGTCGGCCGGACTGGTGGATCTGGTCGCTGAAGCGGCCGGGCGGCGCGGGTACCGAGTTCACCGAGGTGCGACTCGACGCACCGGAAGAACTGGACGTGCTGTACGCGCTGCCGGGACGGATCGACGAGCTGCGCAGGGAGAGGGTGGGCACCGGGGCCCTGGAGGAGGCGGTGCGGGCCTGCGCCGAGTCGATCAGCCGGACCGGACTGGGTGACATGGCGGGCCGTCTCAAGGCGCTGGGACCGGTTGTGGTGGAGTGCCGACTGCCTGCGGAGTTGCGTGACTTCGAGATGCTTCCGTGGGAGCTGGCGCTCGTCGACGACGTCCCGTTGTCATTGCACGGCGTGGTCTTCGTGCGCGGGGTACGGCCCGAGTCCCGGGCGGCCGTGGAGTCGTCCCCGACCCTGCCATCGCACCTGCGTATGCTCGCCCTGTTCAGCCTGCCGCAGACGACCGCTCCCGTGGACCTGGGAGCGCACCGGGCCTTCCTGCGTGCCGAGTTGCTCGATCTGGCGGCAGGCGGACGCGGCGACACCGTCCCTGTGGAGCTGCGGACGAGGCAGTTCGGCGTGAGCCGCCGAACCCTGCGCGGCATGCTGCGTGAACCCGCCGGCTGGGATGTCCTTCATGTCGTGGCCCACGGGCGCCCCGGCCGCCTGTATCTGGAGTGCACCGACGGCACGGCGGACGAGGTCGGCACGCCCGACCTCGTCCGCATTCTGGACCCGGCGTGCGGCCGCACCCGGCTGGTGCTCCTCTCCGCCTGCTGGTCGGGCGGCCAGACCTCGGACGAGGAGGGCGATGCCCGGCCGGCCCCGGCGTCCGCCCTCACTTCCTTGGCCGCCTCCGTCGCCGAGCGCCTCGGCTGCGCCGTCGTCGCCATGCGCTTCCCCGTCACCAATCACTTCGCCCGCGCCTTCGCCGTACGCCTCTACACCCACCTTCTGCGCCACGACCACACGCTTCCCCAGGCCATGCACAACGCGCTCGTCGACTGCGTGGAGGACGCGGAACTCACCGAACACCGCACCCCGTTGTTCGCCGCGGCGACGCCCGTGCTCTTCGGCGGCGCCGCCCGGTCCCTGCGGCTGCCCGATCGCCCCATGACGCGGGGACCCGTGCGCGGTCTCCCGAGACCCGGCGTCGGCGCGCTTCCGGACCGGCCGCGCTCCTTTGTCGGACGTCTGCGGGAGATGACCGGGGTGAGCGGCGCGCTCGCGGTGGGCAGCGGAGCGCGAGGTGCCGTGATTCACGGCGAGGAAGGCATGGGTGCGACGACGTGCGCGTCGCTGCTGGCGCACGATCACCGCGAGTCCTTCGACGTGATCCTCTGGCATCCGAGACCGGCCTGGAAGGAGGTGATCTCCCCGTCCTCGGAGGACCCGTTCCGCGAACTCCTGCGGAATCTGATCATTCATGCGCCTGGGCTCGGCGGGCTCTGCCGTGCGTCGCAATGGGAGAAATTGATCGACAAATCGACCACTCTCCGGCTTCTCCTCGTGCTCGACGCCGTCGACCGGGCGATTGCTCAGGATCCTCGTTTTGGCGCCCTGGTCGAACAATTCACCACGGCGGACGGTCCCGGCAGAATTTTGTTGACTTCCCGGTCCGATTTGCCCGACCTCACTCCGGTGCTGCCTCGCACGGCGCTGCCTCCGCTGACGTGCGGGGAGATGGTGGAGATCCTGCGCGCTCTTCCCCGACTCGGGCCGCTGGCACGGGACCCGCGCACGTCGGCGCTGGCGAGCAAGGTCCTGCGCCGGACCTTCGGCAGCCCCGGTCGGTTGATGGACGCGGAGGGCCATGCCGGGACGGTGGAGGAGTTGAAAAGGTGGATTCGCGAGCACTGAGATCGAATTCGCATTTATATTCGATCTATTGTGTCGCGAGATCGAGCCCGAAGAACCCGTCGTCAAGAGCGAGAGTAATTCTCCGCCGGTGCGGGGCGTACGAGGCCCCCATGGGTCTACTCTGCTCTGCACTGGCATATGCGCGGGGTTCTTAGGGGGCTGAGAACGTGTCGGGGGATTACGACGTCTTGCTTGAAGTCCTGAACTTCAGCAAGGACGAAAACGGACCGCGATGGCGGTGGCGGATCAGCGGTGGGGGCGGGTCGGGGGAACGGCATGAGTCCCAAGTCGATCTGAAAGCGAGTGCGGAGAGTCACCTCGAGAACTACGACTTCCTCACCGACCTGCACAAGTTCATGTGGCACAGGCGGCTCGACGAGGCCGGGGAGGCCAACACACTGCGACGACTGGGCCATTGGCTGCGCACCTCGGTGCTCACCCAGGAGATCTGGGACAGGCTGCCGCTGGGGCGGCCCTCGACGGTACTGATCCGGCTGGATCCGGACGGCCCGGAACGGGAGGTGCTCGGCTACCCGCTCCTCCTCGCAGCGGACGCCCACGGCTCCCTCGTGGACCGCGGACTCACCTTCGTCCACGACGTGGCGGCGAAGGGCTCGTCCAGGGTCGAACCGGCCCGCCGGGCGGAGGCCGACGCCCCGCTGCATCTCGTGGGGGTCTTCAACCGCACCATGGCCGGTGAGCCGTTGGACCTGCATGCCGAGCAGTCACAGGTGTTCGCCAAGGTGCGGGACATCGCCGCCGACGGCAGCGGCCTGGACATCACGACGCGAACGCTCTCGTACCATGTGACACACGATCAGCTCAAGGATCAGGTGCAGAGCGCCAAGCGCTCCGACAGCCGGCGGGACTCGGGTCGCTGGCAGATGATCCTTCACCTGGCCGATCGCGGAGTTGCCGGCAGTTGGTCGGCGGTCTCCCGCACCGGTGCGGCCGGCACGAAGTCACCCTTGAGCGCCCGAGAGCTGGTCAAAATGCTGGCGACCGGGGGCAACGACCAGCGTCTGCGGCTCGCCGTGATCACCACGAGGCCGGCCAGCAGTCCCTCGATCGCGGACCAGTTGGAGATGTTCCGCGTACCCTCGCACCTCGCGCTGGAACCCCGGACGTCGGTGAGCCCCGGGCCGGACGGCGACGGTCTGGCCGTGGAGCTGGCCCGGAGCCTCGGCTGCGCCGTACTGGCCTTCCGGCACCGGATCGGCGACCAGGCCGCGGTCGCCTTCATCACCAAGGTGTACGACTATCTGCTCACGCAGGGCTTGACCCTGCCCCGTGCGGTGGGCGCGGCGCTGGCCGAGTGCCGGACGCTGAAGACGCTCGACCTCGCCGCACCCGTGATCTACGGCGCCGACGCCTGCGGGCTGGTCGTGGAGCCTCCGCCGCTCCGCAGCCCCGATCCGCCGACGCTCAAGCACCCCGCGTGCAGCCTCATCGGCCATCACGACCCGATGTGGAAGGCCAGCGAGATCTTCGCCCGGATAGGCGGCAGCGAGGCCAACGGCGCCGTCCTGCACGGTATGACCGGTGTCGGCAAGGAGGCCTGTGCTCGCGAGCTGATCGGCCAGTACGTCCACCGCTACCGGCACGTCGTGGAGTACCCGCCCGAGGGAAGACAGATGGAGGCCGAGCCCTGGGAAGCTCTGTGTGGGTTCGTCGGCGTCTTGCTGGAGCAGTCCGCTTTACGCCAGGCGTTCGAGATCCGCGAGGAGCGCGTGCCCACGCAGAAGCAGCTGGGGGACTTCCTCGCCGACGACACTGCCTTCGAGCGGTTGTGCAACGACATCGACGAACGCCTGACGAACAACAACACCGAGTACTTCCTGTTCTTCCTGCGCGACGTGGGAAACCTGATCGCGCAAACGCCCCGGGAGCTGGGGACGCCCTCCGCCAACGGCCACGACCCCGCCGCGGTCGGCCCCTGGCTCGACCCGCACTGGCAGCGGTTGATCAACGCGATGACCGCTCACCGGGCGCCCGGAACCCGGCTGTTGATCACCAGCCCGCTACCGCTCCACCTCGACCAGCGCCGGATGCCCGATGTTCCCGTCCCCCTCCTGTCCCCGGCCGAGGCGTTCCTGTACGCCCAGAGCCTCCCTGACCTCGGCGGCATCATCAGCGCGGCCTCCCGGGACGTGGCCGGCGAGGACCAGCGCAAGCTCGTGCACATCGTGCTCGCGCGCGCCGAGGGACATCCCGGTCTGCTGCGCTTCGCCGACAAAGTGGCGTCGGAGCCCGACGGCACGGAACGGCTGCAACGCCTGGCGACCGTGGACGGCGATGCGTTGGGGCAGGACACCGCCGAGCCGATTCCCGACGACTGGCGGCTGATCGAGGAGTGGGCGGTAGGCGCGCTGCGGTGCATCCCGCGCCGTGATCCACGCCATCTGTTGCTCCTCGCCCTGTCCTGGCTCAGCTCCCGGCACCGGGTGCTGCATCCGGACGACGACTGCGCGCCGGGCCTGCTCGCCGAGGTGTGGGCGGGGCTGCGCGGCCATCGGCAGCGCCTCGTCGGCCAGGTCCCGGATCCGGAGGGCACCGAGGGTGAAGTGTCTTCGGCGAGCGAGGAGAAGGACGAACTCCGCCGCCTGCTGGAGTCCTTGGCCGATGACTGCCTGGTCGACTGTCTGCTGCCGACGGACGGGATGCACGTGAAGGTACGGATGCAACCCGCAGTCGCCACGGCGGTACGGCGTCACCACGAGACCTGGCTCGACACGGACGGCTCGCTGCGGGCCGAGGTGGACCGCATCGCCATCCGGCACACCGCCGGCCGGGTGAAGGTGGCTCTCAGGCACCGGACCCACGGCAGAACGGCCGACGTGCAGCGGCTCATACCCGAGGCGATGCCTTACCTGGAGCGCGCAAGCGACTGGGAGACATGGCTGCACTTCGTCGCGGTCCGTATGACCCGGCCGCGCAGAGGCCCCCGCGGCCTGGACGACACGGTGCGCAAACTGGAGCGAGTCACCGCCGATATAAGAGACAAGGGTTCGGACCAGTTCAAGATGGCCCACCGCCTGGGCAGTGTGTTCAAGGCCATCGACGAGGGCGAGCGTCCCGGTCTGTCCGTGCTCCTTGGGAAGGGGCCCGGTGACCCCGTCGTGGACGACTCACCCCTGGCCATGGCCATGAGTGTCGGGATCCTCAGCGGACTCAGGGACACCGGCAGGCTGAGCTTGGCCCGGGAAGTCGCCCTCGACTACCTCAAATTCTGCGACTCGGGCACCAGAGCCAGCCTCGTGGCCGACGCGGTCGAGGTCGAGTTGCTGCGGGTGATGGTCGACGAGGGAAAACTGTCCGACGCGCTGAACCGCATCCCGCTCGCCTTCGAGTCGCTGGCCGACGTCCGTTTCCGCGACGCGGTTCACAGCCGCTGGGCCGACGGAGAGATCCTGCGCAAGAAGCTGTTCACCATACGTCGCGACACCCACATACAGCTGGCCGAGGCCGCGGCGGACGGGACTGCGTACACGCGCCATCTCCGGCTGGCCCGTGCCGACCATGAACGACTCGGCCAGTACCTGGTCCTGGAGGGCCCCGACACCATCGAGGAGCATCTGCACACCGTGGAGGGGTGCTTGCTGGCTTTGGATGTCCGACTGAGCGGAGACCGGGACGAGTTGGAGAAGTACGACGACGAACTGGTCAGCTGTCTGCGGGTGGTCGAACATTCCGGGGACGTCATCGTCCAGGCCATGACGGACGCGGCCCGCGCCCGGATCAAGCGGGAGCAGGCCGCCCGGGCGATCGAGCTGAACGGAGAACGGGCGGGGCACTCCGCCATGCAGGCGGCCAGGGACTACGAACTGAAGGCGCTCAGACTGCTCTACGCCCAGGGCACGCCCATGGACATAGGCGCCTGCCATCGACGTATAGGCGACGACCAACTTGCCTGCGAACACGAGAGCTTGAAGCGCAGCACGCCCGCGCATCACATGTACGCGGCCCTGCTGGGCCGGCTCACCGGAGCACACGTCCTGAGGCAGCGGGACTCGGACAGTGCGCGGTGGCGGCGCGACCGCTCGGAGCGTGGGGTGCTCCCGGCCACCGTGGAGGAGCTGTGCGGGCGCGTTCGTGAAGTCCTTTTCGCAAAAGGGAAAGAGTCGGTGCCCGGCGCGTTGGATCCGGAAGGAGTGCTGCGCAAACTCGCCGACGACGGTCAGGTGGAGCGGGCGTTCAGGGGTCTTTCAGCGGAGTCGTAGGTTCCACCGATAAAGTGCGCGGATTGTGGGGGGTGGGTGAATGACGCACGTCGTCCACCTGAGGATCAAAGCTGCCGGAGAGACCGCTTCGGTGGCCTATTCCGTCGAGAGGTCGTTTGTCCGGGAGAGCGGTGTTGAACACAAAGAGCCGAAGGATATCGACATGCCACTGGCCCTGACGGATCCTGGCGGGCCTCAGGCCCTGTGGGAGTCGGTGCGGGAGCTGGTGGCGGAGGACCTGGGCGAGGGGGAGGATCCCGGCTCGTTGATGCTGCGTCTGCATGAGCCGGAGCTGCGCGCGGTGGACTGGGAGGCTCTGGCGCGGGAGACGGCGCTCGCGGAGGATCGGGCCGTGCCCAGGGTGCTGCGCACCACTGCCGGCCCTGGCAGTTTTCAATCGGGTGGGCCGTTGTCGTTCGGTGATCTCCCGGTGCGGGTACTCGTAGTGGGGGTGGATTCCCACGTGGAACGGGGGGCGGCGGACGATCCTCCGTGGCACGAGGACGTCGCTGTGCATGACGCGGTTCACGCGCACGCCGAACGGTGGGAGGTCGACGTGCTCCCAGGGCCAGTGAGCCACAGCGTGCTTGCCGAGACCGTGAAGGCCAGCAAACCCCAAGTGCTCCACCTGGCCGGCAGCGCCGCGCGAACACTCTTCAAAGAAGGGGCGCACGAACTCGGCGGGCTCAATCTCTCCCCCGTCCGGCTGGTGGTCTCCAGCAACGACGAGGCTCGTGACGAGGCGCACCGGCTGCTGGAGCCCTATGCGCGGGCAGATGCCCTGACACCTGTACCCGCCGTGATATCGCTGACACCGGCACCGGAGTCGGACCCCGAGCACGATCTGTGCGCGTCACTGACCAGGCTGTACGGCGCGCTGATCGACGGCGAGAGCCTCGATGTGGCTGTCCGGTCCGCCACGAAGGACGACTCGTCGGTATCCGCTGCCGTGACCGTCAACTGCCGACCTGATCTGGTGTTGCCGAAGGCCTCCGCACCCCCGCCGCCGTCGCCGGCCGATCTGTACGGAAGCCTGGAGCGGGCCACCGACCGGGTCGGTCAGCGCAGGACGGCGCTGGAACAGATGGAGTCGGGGGCCGACGTCAGTCAACTGATCGTGCTCTCCGGCGGCGAGCCGGACGACAAGATGGGCACCACCTGGTTCCTCCTGTCCACCATGCGTGTCTGGGAGGAGCGGCCGGGGGCCCGCGCCCTCTACCTGGACTTCGGTCGCCTTGGCAGTACCAAACCACCCAGGGCGGCACAGGACATGCCACAGGCCGACGACGTCGTCCTGGAGACGGTGGCCCTGCTGACCGAGGGCGTGCGCACGCACAGCGATCGCCAGGGCGGCTGGCACATCGACGGCGAGCTTGCCGATGTGGAGGCACTGGTCGCACGGGAGCGCCTCAACGTCCAGGGCGACGGCGGCTATCACACCGGGGTCAGTCCCGTCCGGGACGAACTGGTCGGCGCCGCGATGGAACTGCTGGTCAAGGCCGCACCGCCCGACACTCACCTCGTACTGGCTCTCGACCACTTCGTGGAGAACGAGAAGGTGCGCCCCGTAGCCCGGTATCTGGTGAAGAAGCTGTTCAAACCCGCATTGCACAGCCACAGTGCCATCACCGTCGTGGCGACCGCCAGGAACCCGCACCACGATCGGACCGACGACCTGCTCGCCGGGTTCGTGGTGGAGCGCAACGACGTCACGCTCCAGCGCTGGTCGGCACATCATGGCGGTCCGCTTTTGCGGGAATTGGGTACACGAATGGGTTACGACTGGCACGACATGCCCGAGTGGCGCGCGTTGGTCAGAGAGAAACTCGGCACGATTGCGGAAGACTTCGGCCCGCAGCTCCTGAAGGACGTGTGCGATACCGCACTGGCCAGGCTCGGCTGAGGCGAAGAAGGGGGGCGAAGGGCGAATGGAACGGACAGAACGTGTCCCCGGCGCCGGGAACGACGACTACGACCAGGCGTTCCGACACTTCAGTGACTCGCGGGAACGCAAGCCGGTGCGTTACGAGGTTCTCAAGCGTTGCAGCCTCATGACGTGCCTCAACGAACCCGTCTTCGCCGTCGCCGCCGACGGTCTGGACTACTCCTTCGACGAGATGCGGCGGGTACTCGCCGCGTATCCCGCCGAAGCCGGGTGGTATCAGCTCAACGGCGTGATCCGCAAAGGTGCCTGGGCCGCCTGGTGGAAGGACGACCGGGAGGCCTTCACGGCCGAGGGACTGCCGGCCGCGATGGCCGAGACGGCCGCCCGGCTGGCCTCTCATCTGACCCGCGCCGACGGAAACACCGCCATGGTCGAGCGGTTGCGGCTGCTGGTGCTCGCCGGCCGACACCGGGAGGCGGGCGAGGAGTTTGACAAGTGGTACCCGGCGTTCGAGAACGTCGCCGACTTCGCCGTGTGCCGAAAACTCGCGGAAGCCGTGGCTCCGGACGATCTGCGCAGATTCGCTGCGGACGCCCTCGATTCCGACCTGGTGCGCCGCCGCGAGCGGGCGGAACGCCGATTGGAGATGAGCCGAGGGCTGCACGAGTACTTCGAACAGACCAGGCACTATGTCTCGCGCCGTGATGTCGAGGGGATCCTGGAGTCGGCGGTCCACGGCACGGTGCCCCCGCCGCTCGGCGTGGTCCCGGACGGCATCCCGCCCGGACCGCCCCGCGTCATTCACATGCACGCCACCGGCGGCATGGGCAAGAGCACCCAACTCGCCTGGCTGGTCTCGCGGTTCGGGATCCAACAGCACCCGCCCGTGATCTCCGCCGTCCTGGACGCGCAGACCATGGTGTCCCAGCGTCTGCTCGACTTACCGGAACTCCTGCTGGTCAACGCCGCCGAGCGGTTCCTGGAGCAGGCGCAGGTGCTCGACCGCGGGGACACGGTTCGGCGCATGGACGCCTTCCTCAGGAGCTATGGGCACCGCCGCCGGGATCTGGATCATGAATTCGATCCGCCGGGCAACACACCTCTTCAGCGTTGGAACGCCGTCCCGCTGCCGACGTGCATCGTCTCCGAGTTCGCCGACGCCCTGAACGATATCGCCGACGACGCACCCGT
Encoded proteins:
- a CDS encoding SDR family oxidoreductase; the encoded protein is MTSYDGTLPLDGKVALVTGGSRGIGAATAVRLARAGADVAVTYVNGKEAAADAVRAVSSLGRRGVALRADSSDAGEAAGAVERTAEALGGLDVLVNNVGVGVLGPLASLSPDEVDRVLAVNVRGVFLASQAAAARMPEGGRIITIGTCMTQRVPGPGGTLYAMSKSALVGLTKALARELGSVGITANIVHPGPIDTDMNPADGPYAAGQVAMTALGRFGTVEEVAAMVVHLAGASYVTGAEFSVDGGHAA
- a CDS encoding CHAT domain-containing protein; its protein translation is MERSAVLGIRQFHLDPASGRPDWWIWSLKRPGGAGTEFTEVRLDAPEELDVLYALPGRIDELRRERVGTGALEEAVRACAESISRTGLGDMAGRLKALGPVVVECRLPAELRDFEMLPWELALVDDVPLSLHGVVFVRGVRPESRAAVESSPTLPSHLRMLALFSLPQTTAPVDLGAHRAFLRAELLDLAAGGRGDTVPVELRTRQFGVSRRTLRGMLREPAGWDVLHVVAHGRPGRLYLECTDGTADEVGTPDLVRILDPACGRTRLVLLSACWSGGQTSDEEGDARPAPASALTSLAASVAERLGCAVVAMRFPVTNHFARAFAVRLYTHLLRHDHTLPQAMHNALVDCVEDAELTEHRTPLFAAATPVLFGGAARSLRLPDRPMTRGPVRGLPRPGVGALPDRPRSFVGRLREMTGVSGALAVGSGARGAVIHGEEGMGATTCASLLAHDHRESFDVILWHPRPAWKEVISPSSEDPFRELLRNLIIHAPGLGGLCRASQWEKLIDKSTTLRLLLVLDAVDRAIAQDPRFGALVEQFTTADGPGRILLTSRSDLPDLTPVLPRTALPPLTCGEMVEILRALPRLGPLARDPRTSALASKVLRRTFGSPGRLMDAEGHAGTVEELKRWIREH
- a CDS encoding dihydrofolate reductase family protein: MGKLVSTLFVTLDGVYQAPGGREEDTRGGFEHGGWAFPYDDEDFGRFISGVFDRAGAFLLGRRTYEIFSSYWPKVTDPEDPVAGRLNSLPKYVASTTLTAPEWAGTSVIDGDLAKEVTALKERTDGELQIHGSGALVRALLGSGVLDTLHLLTFPVVLGAGHRLFTEGTTPTAFRSTGGSVTSTGVSIQSYDLAGRPEYGTFGLPEDA
- the alc gene encoding allantoicase, producing the protein MTAIPSFTGDANPYGGGDPYADYRTADFPFTQYANLADRQLGAGVIAANDEFFAQRENLLVPERAEFDPEHFGHKGKIMDGWETRRRRGASAQHPWPTAEDHDWALVRLGAPGVIRGIVVDTAHFRGNYPQAVSIEGTSVAGSPSPGELLGDDVKWTTLVPRTPVGGHAANGFAVSAEQRFTHLRVNQHPDGGIARLRVYGEVVPDPSWLAALGTFDVVALENGGQVEDASNLFYSPATNTIQPGRSRKMDDGWETRRRRDQGNDWIQYRLVSQSQIRAIEIDTAYLKGNSAGWASVSVRDGETDAWREILPRTRLQPDTNHRFLLPTPAVATHARVDIYPDGGISRLRLHGSLTETGTRSLETRHQELGG